The following are from one region of the Paenibacillus sp. JZ16 genome:
- a CDS encoding SMI1/KNR4 family protein: MEANIETLLRILGEHHKEAHGISEAGIQAKEQSLGFSLPTELRDYYMVLGRSPYITQGCNNQYEPLQLQDVFIPDDTFFTTDKAFLVFYQVEESVIYCGIRIQDLEEEDPTVYLCAWNFPDWQLENRSLQRFLAGKALVQLGVEDRLPYWAIFDESLWDLSDYRRCMGLEREHEIDEGAELNAWKIYVKDDVLIVFELDVSEEETDELLAVYLASFQRASMEKLLSEMGKVTNLPAFRTNLSAQ, from the coding sequence ATGGAAGCAAATATAGAAACACTTCTCCGTATATTGGGAGAGCATCATAAAGAGGCCCACGGCATTTCGGAAGCGGGCATTCAGGCTAAAGAACAAAGCCTGGGCTTTTCGTTGCCGACAGAATTGCGGGATTATTATATGGTTTTGGGACGATCCCCGTATATCACCCAAGGGTGCAATAACCAATATGAACCGCTCCAGCTGCAGGACGTGTTCATTCCGGATGATACTTTTTTTACGACAGACAAGGCGTTTCTGGTCTTCTATCAAGTAGAGGAGTCCGTGATCTATTGCGGGATCCGTATTCAGGATCTGGAGGAGGAAGATCCAACGGTCTATTTGTGTGCGTGGAACTTTCCCGACTGGCAGCTGGAAAATCGATCGCTTCAACGTTTTCTCGCTGGCAAGGCACTCGTTCAGTTAGGAGTTGAGGATCGGCTGCCGTATTGGGCCATTTTTGATGAGAGCTTGTGGGACTTATCCGACTACCGTAGATGTATGGGTTTGGAGCGGGAGCATGAGATCGATGAGGGGGCGGAGCTGAACGCATGGAAAATTTACGTAAAGGACGATGTGTTGATCGTATTTGAACTCGACGTATCCGAAGAAGAGACGGATGAACTGTTGGCCGTATATCTGGCGTCCTTTCAGCGAGCAAGTATGGAGAAGCTGCTGAGCGAGATGGGGAAAGTAACCAACTTGCCTGCATTTCGAACGAATTTGTCAGCACAGTGA
- a CDS encoding helix-turn-helix transcriptional regulator, with amino-acid sequence MNHHRIIEQALIHIEENLETPLSVSSVALTFNMSKYYFHRLFSAMMGCSLNQYILSRRLNAALSLIYNNNLSLTDIAYQLAFGTQASFTRAFKQHYGVAPSSLRAGFKPITPTPIPTVVKRPFKNIHGDIVTDFTLTEFKETRISGIAFEVDLATDDYKQKIHSHSTMLLNHIDENINGSCFVIYSNCQPNSTRFKVLFGIPSDIQIHKPFYFTIDVPTIFCARFNYFGDLLDIGEVLKTDYARFLKISKQESDQSDIELIQVFNDVHNLDSAYHIYAPIKKLPDDLDI; translated from the coding sequence ATGAACCATCACAGGATAATAGAACAAGCATTGATTCATATTGAGGAAAATTTAGAAACACCTTTATCCGTGTCATCCGTTGCGCTTACTTTCAATATGTCTAAATATTATTTTCATAGGCTTTTTTCTGCCATGATGGGCTGTTCCTTAAATCAGTACATCCTATCTAGAAGATTGAATGCCGCTTTATCACTCATTTATAACAACAACTTGTCATTAACCGATATTGCTTACCAGTTAGCCTTTGGTACGCAGGCCTCATTCACCCGGGCATTCAAACAACATTACGGCGTAGCTCCAAGTTCGCTAAGAGCAGGGTTTAAACCAATCACTCCGACTCCAATACCTACTGTAGTTAAAAGACCATTTAAAAATATTCATGGTGATATCGTCACGGACTTCACACTGACAGAGTTCAAAGAGACCCGAATCAGCGGGATTGCCTTTGAAGTAGACCTAGCCACCGATGATTACAAGCAGAAGATTCACTCCCATTCAACAATGCTGCTGAATCATATTGATGAGAACATAAATGGTTCTTGTTTTGTCATTTATTCAAACTGTCAACCCAATTCAACCCGGTTCAAAGTGCTGTTCGGAATCCCAAGTGACATTCAAATTCATAAACCCTTTTATTTCACGATTGATGTACCGACTATTTTTTGTGCGAGGTTCAACTATTTTGGTGACCTGCTTGATATTGGAGAAGTGCTCAAAACAGACTATGCAAGATTCTTAAAGATTTCCAAGCAAGAGTCCGATCAATCGGATATTGAACTTATCCAAGTTTTTAATGACGTCCACAATCTGGATTCAGCCTACCATATCTATGCCCCCATCAAGAAACTTCCTGACGATCTGGACATTTAA
- a CDS encoding small multi-drug export protein → MIQDILQKVEHIPVLYQFIAVFAISFIPFLEAHVAVPVGVLLKLPFIPIAVLAILGNWLSVLTVIISSSWIKSRFFNDRSDSFVYRRFQKGKVYFNRYGVPGISLLGPIIGANHIGALICTMANADKKNIIIWQTISIILWAVGSGLLIHFGREYLLR, encoded by the coding sequence TTGATACAAGATATTTTGCAAAAAGTAGAGCATATTCCAGTTCTTTATCAATTTATAGCTGTGTTCGCAATCTCGTTTATCCCTTTCCTCGAGGCTCATGTAGCGGTGCCTGTGGGAGTGCTGCTGAAGCTCCCGTTCATTCCAATTGCTGTTCTGGCCATCTTGGGCAACTGGCTTTCGGTCTTGACCGTAATCATTTCCTCTTCATGGATCAAATCCAGATTTTTCAATGATAGAAGCGATAGTTTTGTTTATCGACGTTTTCAAAAAGGTAAAGTGTATTTCAATCGATATGGCGTTCCTGGCATTTCCCTATTAGGGCCGATCATTGGGGCTAACCATATAGGCGCATTAATTTGCACGATGGCCAATGCGGATAAGAAAAATATCATCATTTGGCAGACCATTAGTATTATCTTGTGGGCGGTAGGGTCTGGGCTGCTTATTCATTTTGGGAGAGAGTACTTGCTTAGATAG
- a CDS encoding MerR family transcriptional regulator, with product MLDQMMTIGQLSNHTGESVRTLRYYDKIGLLTPSDYKDGGHRLYSRDDLVRLQQIQALKFIGFSLKDIANILQYAHIEQEQIKSTIQFKRKQLTAELERIQDMIDQLNHMDMIISNENSVDIRSFCFIMHSILWEEENLDENKRNLYKIYNFRDPERFKLDQEYYSLFSRIRHLVMSKTSPESEEALECMRRLMFLHKQTLIKMAKLQEDAPEAETFNILDPFTDEEKVFIKDAMRMMSESE from the coding sequence ATGTTAGATCAAATGATGACTATCGGACAATTATCGAACCACACTGGCGAATCGGTCAGAACGTTAAGATACTACGACAAAATCGGCTTGTTAACACCCAGCGATTACAAGGATGGCGGACACCGGCTGTACAGTAGGGATGACTTGGTACGTCTCCAACAGATTCAGGCATTGAAATTCATAGGTTTTTCGCTGAAGGATATTGCGAACATATTGCAGTATGCCCATATCGAACAAGAGCAGATCAAAAGCACGATACAATTCAAAAGAAAACAGCTCACTGCGGAGCTAGAAAGAATACAGGATATGATCGACCAATTAAATCATATGGATATGATCATTTCAAATGAAAACTCAGTGGATATCAGATCCTTTTGCTTTATTATGCACTCCATCCTTTGGGAAGAAGAGAATCTGGATGAAAACAAACGGAACCTGTATAAAATCTATAACTTTCGAGATCCAGAGCGATTCAAGCTCGACCAAGAGTACTATAGCTTATTCTCAAGAATTAGACACTTAGTCATGTCCAAGACAAGTCCTGAATCTGAAGAAGCGCTAGAATGTATGAGGAGATTGATGTTTCTCCATAAACAAACACTAATCAAGATGGCAAAGCTTCAAGAAGATGCTCCCGAGGCTGAAACATTCAATATATTGGATCCATTTACCGATGAGGAAAAAGTCTTCATCAAGGATGCCATGCGCATGATGTCGGAGTCGGAGTAA
- a CDS encoding DUF6157 family protein, translating to MDWNYYDTFITVAADCPVETGTQPPDKKDGKTKPGIEFELITNNPYAYTQEELLYEVHIRHKNIPETELAERGSQIRDEFFRKPQPCLRASMLPKKYGWGIHFNAKGQIAIVPVESPDYRRFVEGANGKVKLLAAMRNKKK from the coding sequence ATGGATTGGAATTACTACGATACATTTATTACCGTTGCTGCAGATTGCCCTGTTGAGACTGGAACGCAGCCGCCGGACAAGAAAGATGGAAAAACCAAGCCGGGCATCGAGTTTGAGTTAATCACGAATAATCCGTACGCCTATACCCAGGAGGAGCTCTTGTACGAAGTGCATATCCGGCACAAAAACATTCCGGAGACGGAGTTAGCCGAGAGAGGGAGCCAGATTCGAGACGAGTTTTTTAGGAAGCCGCAACCATGCTTGAGAGCATCGATGCTCCCGAAGAAATACGGGTGGGGGATTCATTTCAATGCGAAGGGGCAAATCGCGATCGTTCCGGTGGAATCCCCCGACTATCGGCGCTTCGTGGAAGGAGCCAACGGGAAGGTGAAGCTGCTCGCCGCCATGAGAAACAAGAAGAAGTGA
- a CDS encoding zinc-binding alcohol dehydrogenase family protein, whose protein sequence is MKAVGLYKYLPIHHSESLIDITIPKPKAEGRDILVKVNAISINPVDVKVRAPKDKQEETPKILGWDASGIVEEVGEDCKLFKPGDQVYYAGSITRPGTYSEYHLVDERIVGKKPETLNDAQAAALPLTAITAWEGLFERLGIDLNNTQKNKERSILIIGGAGGVGSIAIQLAKLAGLTVISTASRQESINWCKKLGSDYVINHYKPFVEQLEEINLKGVDYIFCLNNTDQHWDQIAASILPQGKICSIVETAEKQDLNVLKSKSATFVWEFMFTRAMFQTEDMQEQHQLLSALSEFIDQKRIVTTLTDVLRPINAENLKKAHGMVESGKMVGKVVIEHFE, encoded by the coding sequence ATGAAAGCCGTAGGATTGTATAAATACCTTCCCATTCATCATTCAGAAAGTCTGATCGATATTACAATACCGAAGCCAAAAGCGGAAGGACGCGATATTTTAGTTAAAGTCAATGCAATCTCGATTAATCCGGTTGATGTGAAAGTAAGGGCGCCTAAAGATAAACAAGAGGAAACACCAAAGATTCTTGGATGGGACGCCTCAGGTATTGTAGAAGAAGTTGGGGAAGATTGTAAATTATTCAAACCAGGTGACCAGGTTTATTATGCAGGAAGTATTACTAGACCAGGAACATATAGCGAATATCATTTAGTAGATGAAAGAATCGTTGGTAAGAAACCTGAAACACTTAATGATGCACAAGCAGCTGCATTACCTTTAACCGCCATAACCGCTTGGGAAGGATTATTTGAACGATTAGGTATCGACTTGAACAATACACAAAAAAATAAAGAACGTTCTATTTTAATTATAGGTGGCGCAGGTGGAGTAGGTTCTATAGCTATTCAACTGGCAAAGTTAGCAGGATTAACGGTTATCTCAACAGCTTCCCGACAAGAATCAATAAATTGGTGCAAAAAACTTGGTTCGGACTATGTGATTAATCACTATAAACCTTTTGTTGAACAATTGGAAGAAATCAACTTGAAAGGTGTTGATTATATCTTTTGTTTAAATAATACGGATCAACACTGGGATCAAATTGCGGCTTCTATACTTCCACAAGGCAAAATTTGTTCGATTGTTGAAACAGCTGAGAAACAAGATTTAAATGTACTCAAGAGTAAAAGTGCTACCTTTGTTTGGGAATTTATGTTTACGAGAGCCATGTTTCAAACAGAAGACATGCAAGAACAACATCAATTACTTTCTGCCTTATCAGAATTTATCGATCAAAAAAGAATAGTAACGACCCTAACCGACGTACTTAGACCGATTAATGCTGAAAATCTAAAAAAAGCCCATGGAATGGTTGAATCCGGGAAAATGGTTGGGAAAGTTGTTATCGAACATTTCGAATAA
- a CDS encoding winged helix-turn-helix transcriptional regulator encodes MRNRKSGYGKCTDGLQHACPVEVTLDVIGGKWKGVIIYHLLNDTRRFNEFRRLVPGISQRMLTLQLRELENDGIIHREVYNVIPPKVEYSLTQFGQTLSNIIIQMREWGEIYAEQVQTQKTKTSI; translated from the coding sequence ATGCGCAATCGAAAAAGTGGTTACGGAAAGTGTACGGATGGTCTTCAGCATGCTTGCCCCGTAGAGGTTACGTTAGATGTAATTGGGGGTAAATGGAAGGGTGTCATTATTTATCATTTACTTAACGATACGCGTAGATTTAATGAGTTTAGACGATTGGTTCCAGGGATTTCTCAGCGGATGTTGACTTTACAATTGAGAGAGCTTGAAAATGATGGGATTATTCATAGAGAAGTGTATAATGTCATTCCTCCAAAAGTAGAATATTCCTTAACACAATTTGGCCAGACATTGTCCAACATCATTATCCAGATGAGAGAGTGGGGTGAAATATACGCTGAGCAAGTACAAACGCAAAAAACGAAAACATCAATATAG